The DNA window GGGATCGGTGAGATGTGTGCGCAGATCGACCTCGAGCGAGACCGCCCCCGCGTATCCGTCGGCGACGAGGTCGTCGCAGAACGCATCGAGATCCAGTACTCCCTCGCCCGGCGGCAGGTGCGAGTCCCACCCCTTGCCGGCGTTGTCCGACAGGTGCACGTGGCGCAGCCGCTCGCCGAACCGTCTGCGCACCTCGACCGGGTCGTGCTCGGCGACGGCCGCATGACTCGTGTCGAGCACGAGGTGCGGCAACCCCTCGAGCTCGTCGAGGTCCTGGTTCGCGTGGAACGTCATGCTCCGTCGGCCCATTCGCACCGGGAACATGTTCTCGATCGCCACGACCACGCCGGTCCTTGCCTCGAGGACCGGGAGCTCCTCGTCGAGCCAGCGGCGGTAGGCGCGCTGCCAACGGTAGGGCGGGTGCATCACCACGACGGGCACGTCGGCCTGTTCCGCGACCCGGATCGCCCGATCGATCTTGCCGATCGGGTCGGTGCCCCACACCTTCCTCGTCACGAGCAGCGAGGGGGCGTGGATCGCCGCGATCGTGAGGCCGTGTTCGTCCGCCAGGGCGCGCATCCCGGCCGGGTCCTGGCTCGCCGGGTCCTTCGTGACCATGACCTCGACCCCGGTGTACCCGGTCTCGGCCACGATGCGGAACGTGTTGGCGAGCGGCCTCGCGAAGAAAGCCGCAGACGAGAAGAGCAGTCGGGGTGCGCTCACGCCACCATGGTAGGCACCTGACGCCGCCGAAGACGCGCACCGGCGGGCCCGTATGCTGAGGGCCATGTGGGTGTTCCCGCTGGTCGCGGCCGTGGTCGCAGCCGTCTTCGCCGGACTCGTTGCGAAGCAGTATGTGAGCCGGCGGCGCCCCTTCCAGCTCGCCTGGGCGATCTCACTGGCGATGTACGCAGCGGCGTCGCTCGCCGTGGTGTTCGGCGTCGCCGGAGGGTGGACGACCGGTGAGTTCCAGGTCTACTGGGCGCTCGGGGCCGTACTCAACGTGCCCTTCCTGGCGGGGGGCGAGCTGATGCTGCTCGTGCGCAACCGCACCGTGCAGGCCGCGATCTGGATCGTCCTGGTGTTCGTGACCGCCTATACCGTGTCGGTGCTGCGCGGGGCGACGTTCGACGGTGCCGCGCTGGCCCAGGATCTGCCATCGGGCAAGCACGTCTTCGGCGACGGGTCGGCGGCCCACCGGCTGCCGCAGCTGATCTCGATCCCCTCCTACCTCGTGTTGCTCGGCGGCACGCTCTGGTCGGCCTGGCGCATGCGGGGGCGGCGCGAGCTGAGGGACCGGTTCGTCGGCACGCTGCTGATCGCCCTCGGGGCGACCGTGATCGCGGGGTTCGGGTCGGCGTTCGCCGCCCTGGGGTTGCTCGCCGCCTTCTCGGTCGCGCTCGCGACCGGGATCGGCGTGATGTTCCTCGGGTTCCTGCGCGCCGGACGCCCGGCGACGGCGCCGGTCGTGGCGACGCCGCATCCCGCGTGACCGCGACTCAGGCGGCCGCGTCGCTCGCGCCGGCCGACCACCAGTCGGCGCTGGTGGGTGCGTCGGTCGAGGCGTCGGAGGGCTCGATCGAGATCCAGAGATCGTCGTGCAGGCTCGGGTCGAACGCGACGTCGAGGAAGACCTCGCCGCCCTCGGGCACGAAGTCGCCGGCGTGCGTCGGGACCCCGTCGGCAACGAGCCAGACCCGGTAGACCGACCCCGCGGGCGGGGAGGGCACGCCCTCGCCCATCACGTAGAGGTGCTCCTCGCCCGGCGCCGAGATCTCCTGGACGGGGCCGACCTCGACCATGCGGGCGTCGGGTCGCGTGGCGAGCTGTGCGGCGTTGGCGAGGGAGTCGGCGCGCACGTCGGCGTTGTTGGCCCGGATGTTCTGGCTCACGGTGAGCCCGGCCAGCCCCACGACCGCGGCCACGCCGGCGGCCACCGCGAACAGCTGCATCGGACGGCGACGGGGCGCGTGCGGCTCGAGCTCACGACGCATGCGGGGCAGCAGTGTCTCGGGGGGCGCCACCGGCGTCGCGGCCACGCCCAGGTCGGCCGAGAGCCGCTGGAAATCGTCGAGGGTCTGGCGGCACGTCGCGCAGCCGGGCACGTGTTCGGAGAGCAGTCGGTCGGCCTCGGCGGCGTCGGCGCCGGAGAGGCTGCGGAGCACGTAGCCGGCCAGCAGCTCCTCGATCCCCTCGTGGTCGTCCGTCACTGAGCCTCCGGGTCGTCGTGGGGGGCCGTCGTGCGATCGAGGATCACACGCAGCTTGCGCATCGCGGCGAGGGTCCTCGTCTTCACGGTGCCGATCGGGATCTCGATCTCCTCCGCGATCTGCACCTGTGTCTTGCCGCCGTAGTACGCCATCTCGAGCACCTGTCGTTGTTCGGGCGGGAGCGTGTCGAGCGCCGCACGGACCTCGGTCCGACGGTCGGCCAGGTCGGCCGCGTCGGCCACGCCCTCCGCTGGGTCTTCGACGGCCACCGGCTCAAGGTTCGACGCCCGTTCCTGTCTCGATCTGATGCGCTCCTCGCGACGCACGGTGTCGACCGCCCGGTGATGCACGAGCGAGAGGAAGAACGTGCGGAACGCCCCTCGGGCCGGGTCGAAGGCCTCCGGCGCGCGCCACAGGGCCATGAAGGCGTCGTGGACCACGTCCTGGGCGAGCACCTGCTGGCCCGTGATGCGGTAGGCGAGGCCGTACGCCGACGACGAGTAGCGGCGGTACAGGGCGTCGAACGAAGCGCGATCGCCCGCGGAGAGACCTCGGTGCAGCTCGAGGTCGTCTCGATCGCCGTCGCGCATGCGCCGTATCCTCCCAGACGCCCGACGGCGGCCGGCGACGCCGGATAGGCTGCGCTGATGCGCGTCACGCTCTACACCCGTGCCGGCTGCCACCTCTGCGACGACGCGCGGGCCGTGTTGGGGGCAGAGCGCGCCCGCACGCCGTTCGAGCTCGAGGAGGTCGACATCGAGACCTCCGACGCGCTGGTCGCCGAGTACGGCGTCCGCATCCCCGTGGTGGCCCTCGACGGGGTGGAGGTCTTCGAGTACGCGGTCGATCCCGCAGCGCTCGCGGCCATACTCGGCGGTTGAGCCCCCGAGCGCTTGTGAGTTTGTGAACGACTGGAGCCCCGAGCTAGGCTGAACCCATGCACCGGAGGGCGTCCCCGTGGTGAGGGAACGATCGATCCCCGAGGCCAC is part of the Actinomycetota bacterium genome and encodes:
- a CDS encoding sugar phosphate isomerase/epimerase, producing the protein MSAPRLLFSSAAFFARPLANTFRIVAETGYTGVEVMVTKDPASQDPAGMRALADEHGLTIAAIHAPSLLVTRKVWGTDPIGKIDRAIRVAEQADVPVVVMHPPYRWQRAYRRWLDEELPVLEARTGVVVAIENMFPVRMGRRSMTFHANQDLDELEGLPHLVLDTSHAAVAEHDPVEVRRRFGERLRHVHLSDNAGKGWDSHLPPGEGVLDLDAFCDDLVADGYAGAVSLEVDLRTHLTDPVRLREVMVEMRERAERALGIGVPDGAGRDGEAC
- a CDS encoding anti-sigma factor, which produces MTDDHEGIEELLAGYVLRSLSGADAAEADRLLSEHVPGCATCRQTLDDFQRLSADLGVAATPVAPPETLLPRMRRELEPHAPRRRPMQLFAVAAGVAAVVGLAGLTVSQNIRANNADVRADSLANAAQLATRPDARMVEVGPVQEISAPGEEHLYVMGEGVPSPPAGSVYRVWLVADGVPTHAGDFVPEGGEVFLDVAFDPSLHDDLWISIEPSDASTDAPTSADWWSAGASDAAA
- a CDS encoding sigma-70 family RNA polymerase sigma factor, producing the protein MRDGDRDDLELHRGLSAGDRASFDALYRRYSSSAYGLAYRITGQQVLAQDVVHDAFMALWRAPEAFDPARGAFRTFFLSLVHHRAVDTVRREERIRSRQERASNLEPVAVEDPAEGVADAADLADRRTEVRAALDTLPPEQRQVLEMAYYGGKTQVQIAEEIEIPIGTVKTRTLAAMRKLRVILDRTTAPHDDPEAQ
- a CDS encoding glutaredoxin family protein — translated: MRVTLYTRAGCHLCDDARAVLGAERARTPFELEEVDIETSDALVAEYGVRIPVVALDGVEVFEYAVDPAALAAILGG